The following DNA comes from Pleuronectes platessa chromosome 9, fPlePla1.1, whole genome shotgun sequence.
CCTGTCCCAGCTCTTGATCCACGACGCTGCCCAGAAGCAGAGACAGTTCTCCGTCACCCTGTTTGACTGCGGCGTGTGTTGTGGGAGCTGGCTGGGGTCGGAGTGTGTGCAGTTGCCTGAGTGTGGTCACGTCTTCTGTCAGGCCTGTCTGTCTCAGTTCTGTAAGATGCAGATAACAGAGGGGAACGTCCGGGGCGTCTCCTGTCCTGAGACGTCCTGCAGGGCCAGTCCCACTCCTGCACAGGTACAACCCTTAGGAATTTTCATCTAAATCATATCTTCATATTTTGTGAGTACaagtaaagtacaagtacctcacCAATCGGGTGGTTTCAGGTGGACAAGCTATGTGGTGGTGATACTTTTCTCCTGTAGGGACATTTCTGATCTGTATTTGTTACCtgcttttataaatatatattcataagAATGAAATCAGCTAAAACtttaatttgacaaaataaCAACGTGGAAAAATGCTTTGGAAATGGTGTAATTGTGTAGTTTGTCCAGCAGAGACCGATACAACTGcattatagttatttataataaagtttattgtaTGATAACATCTAAGGGATCATTgccattaatatatatatatatatatatatatttgagatGAGCTCTAGTTTACACACCATGACTTCCTTCAGCTGATGCAGTTGGAATCTCTTCTGGGTTGAACCTGATTTCTCTCACCTCCCTCAGAACGTGTCTCTGTGAACTTCTGCTCTGGTTCTGTTTCGCAGGTGAGGAGTCTGGTCGGAGAGGAACTGTTCAGCCGGTACGatcgtctcctgctgcagtcgACTCTGGACCTCATGTCTGGTGTGTTCATGTGAAACTGAAGAGGCTTTATATATACACAAGTCTTTCCTCCAGAGAAGTTAAAGAACCAGAAAACACATCATCTCTAGCACCTTCTTATGAAAAGAAAGTTATTTCAATGTTTTCTATATTGGCTTcatgtcttttctcttctcgTCCCACGTGCAGATGTGACCTACTGTCCTCAGCGCTCCTGTGGGTCACCCGTCATCGTGGAGAAGTCCCACGCCGCGGCCCTGTGCTCTGTGTGCCGCTTCCCTTTCTGTGTCCGCTGCAGGAAGACGTACCACGGAGCCGCGGACTGTCAGGAGAACACCACCATGAAGAAACTGATGGAGACAGACCTTCAGGAGGGGAAGGTGGACGTGCCACAGTCACAAGGTGCACGAGGAAAAGATATATCGGCACATATTggacagtatatatatatatatatatataccgaTATATCTATGATAGGTGTGTTTGCAGATAACATGTGATCAGTTCATCGGTCAACTCTACAGGTCATTTCTTAACAACCACAAAGAACAATGTTAAACAAGGTCCCATTACGTTGTTCAGCAACAATCCACAGATCAGATAAacgtttcatgtttttttggggaGTTTGAGCTCATGGGATGTGAGGATTTGCCTCTTATCAGTATTTTCTTACTTGTAATATCACTTTGATGTTGATTGGGTCCTTTTTTGATCATTTGATGACAAAGTATTTGGCAAATTTTCTAAATAATAGAAACAATCAGGTGAATGAACTTTATAAATCTGTCAAGTGACATCTAAAAGAGCTGAAGATGTAACGTGTGAGTTGTCAGTTGTACCACAAAATGCAATCAGAATTTAAGTTCAAAGACTTTGTTCTTATCAACTGGTCATAAATTAAGAATTAACATAATGTtataaattaattcaaatgtcTTTACATTTGAGAAGAACTATTGAAGGTAGAAATAACCGATAAAGAAACCAATTTTTTTGtcgttttaatattaatttacgATCTTTAAATTCATTTCTATGTGGCAGAGATAAAACCTGTCTTAGTGGAAGCAGATAcaattgtttgacattttgagatGATGATAGAAAACAGTCTGATAGCAGAAAGCAGATGATCTATAAATACCAGTCCTGGAATAATCGGTTTGCTTGGCTGCAGACGTGATGCAGACGTGTGTCAGTGTGGATCTGACGTGAtgccctgtgtccctgtgtccctgtgtccccgtgtccccgtgtccctgtgtccctgtgtctctcagaGGGGATGAGGGCTCTGTCAGACGACTACACCAGCGGCAGCGAGGAGAGACGGCGCCTCCTGCAGAGCCGATACGGCCGCAGGATGCTGCAGGTCGTTCTGCCGGAGTTCCTGAGTGAGGACTGGGTGGTGTTCAACAGCAAGAGCTGCCCTCACTGCTTCTGCAAGATAGAGGTATGTATACCTATCATCTTATCATGAGCCCAGACAGATCTGGGCctgtttcacattttaaaaccatgTTAACTTGGTGGTACATGTGTGttatgatgtgtttttttgctgcAGAAAAGTGGAGGATGCAACATGATGACGTGCTCTCGGTGTAGACAGCTGTTCTGCTGGACCTGCCTCCTCAGACTGCAGAGAGTTGGTTCAAGTCACTTTCAGGAGGGCACCTGCTCTCTCTATGGAGGATACCTGCCCTAGTCCTTCAGATCCTGTCCCCATCAGTGATGTGGATCATCACTCTTtcatattaaattaataaataccaAAGTTTAGAGCATGTTTTAAAACTATTATGATCACAGTGGAGAATCTATATCCTGTAAACGTGAGGTGTTTTATGGCTCaggaatgtttatttaaagaaaacttcgaaaaatacaaattacacaTTAGTGTTACTGAAAGAAATATAAATTTCAAACTCAGGCTAACTTAATAACCTATTCACAAATAACATGTCCATCATTATGTGTCATAGTGTCGTATGGCTGCTAGAAGTTGTGGTTGCATCATGAATTATGGTTCAACTGATAATGAACTAACAACTGAGAGTTATTTACTTGAAAATCTGATTAGCTGGACAAATGTCCCTCATGTTGTAAATATGATCAATGACTTACAAACTGAAGAGTGAAAAGTAATGTCTTCAAACTGtcttaaaagttaaaaataagaaaattccATCATtaaagacaaagtaaaaaataaaaactgacattttaGAGGCTAAAACCAGTAAATCAGTTTTACCAAAAAATGACTTGAATGATCATTTGCACTTTACACTCAccacacattatttatttatgtaaatgttcttttattgttgctgcaaaGCCAATCAGCCGCCACCCAAGACTCTTACCTAGCAAATACTACATGCATGTAATTGAATATACATATTAATCATACGTGATCTGATTGCTGCTATTCACTtttcaataatcaatcaattaaatGACTAATCCCTGTAGCTCCCAGTAAACTTGGCATACCCATCACAGCAATGAACGAATAATTCTACTGGAGATTTAACTGTGAAATAACTGCTTAATATTTTCATAGGTGAATAATCACAGGTTTGAATTCCCTGCTCCAATGATCCTGTGAACTAAACAGGTTCTGTTCAGATCGTTTAGTCGCTTCTCtaaatcatccatccatctattatctatacTTTTAATTTTGTGCCAGACCAAGCATCTTTTAGCTCCATCCCGTTTTCAGCGTAACAAATAACAATATGGTGTAGGTATcgtaaaagaaaatattttaagcCTTCGGTAAAAAATGATGATGTGCCTTCTTTTAAGACCCGGCCTCCAGAAGTCTCTCACATGGAGAGGGTCTGATACAGCTTCACTTTGCTCTGAGACCTTTCTGTTCTTATCTCTCAATCAGGGTCCTAAATGTGCACATATGAGAGTATGTGGGTCACTGATTTGCAGATTTATCGGTTGGTGCTGATTTGTTTTCCACATGAGCAGATTCTTCTTTTgtgtattgttgtttttcttattttttttattgtttttggtgCACTGCTTCTGTATACAACTGaagtttcataaataaaatatgggGGAAAAAGGGGTCAGTTTATGGGTCATTTAGCTTCTATCCTCTCCGACTGACTTCCTGTTTTGGAAGcgtctccctcccttcctcctctgctctgtcacAACAGTGGAACAAAGACCACTGTTACTGCAACATGTCCCCGGGCGGCTGAGACATGATCAGAAATCTACAGCTGTCTTTCATATCGAGCCAAGAAACACTGGCCCCGCTCTCTTGTTGTCTTTctttgagggtgtgtgtgttcaggaaaGAATCCAGTTTCCTCACAGGGGTCATCATTTTCCCCATAAATGTCTAAACATCTTTTTGCCCTCATGACCCACAGTCCTCTGTCAGAGCCTGGAGAGCTGGAGCTGGGCCTCCATGTGTTTTTGTGGTCGACGAGGCTTTTAGTGACAACATGCGAGGCATGACGTTGCCTGTAAATAAAAAGTCACACTTCCAATGTTGTGAAAAAGAACTGGAATTATAAAACGTGTTGAAAATCTAAAAGAAACTAGAGTGGCAATCAGAATGAGTCCTTAACCGCCGCCAAGCTCCAAAGGTCCCCTGGGATTCAATCAAACCACATCAcattacacactcatagatatcggttccctaaatgtgcctcaTTCTTTAAATCATGCTTGAGGAAAAAGTAGATGACATCCACTGGGCGACTGGACAAGTTGGTGAAAAGGCTCGGGGCTCAAGCAAGAGGACCCTGGTGGAGTTGATGCACAGGGAGAAAGCTGCAGACCATCTTGGACAATGTGAACCGTCCCCTGCACAACGTCTTGGACAAAGAAGACACAGCAGTGGACGTCTGATCTCACTGCAGGACGAGTGCTTCTCGATCCTCTGTCCTTTCAGCCATCAGGGTTTTCACTGCTGCGTCCAACGAATCATGAGCTGGACGAAAAACTCAAGCATGCAAGTAAGAAATGTTTTCTATTCTAAACCAGCAATAAAGCAGCTTTAGAATTAAGGGATGGGGAATTTTGAAGAGGAATTATATATATCTAGAAACATACGTCCcattaattaaaaaaggagCAGTAGTATAGGATTATCTTATTATAGAAAgagtttaacttttaatttaTTGTATTGCTTTTAATCAGAGGTCGGTTTGTCTTATTGCTTTTTTACCCATTTTCTCTTgctatatatatcatattatattaaactctattctattattattaatgtttaaaagaaaaaaaatttaagCAGAAATCTCAGGTTTTATTAACGTCTCCTCATTGCTGGTTTATTTACACCAGCACCTCCAGTAAATATAAACCCTTATAACCTGCATTCATTCATGACAGTGTCAGCAGTAGCAGACGATGGCCCTTTGCAGCATCGTGTCTCTGCTGGACAAATATAAAAGATCCACCGAGTGGCAGAAATCCAAGTTTGTGAATCAACACAATGATTTAAACCTGAGGCCAGGAAACCACATTCTaagcataaatatatatatatttatactgctGACAGGCAAGGGGCAGAGGAACAGTTTTCTGGGCAGGACTAACACCAGGAGTAATGACTTCATCATGGTTAACAGCACAGAGCTTCTCCCTGTGAGTCAATAACAACATCAGCCAGCAGAAGCTTTATTTCCCCCGGAGCGGTGCGAGAACAAATGATCATCACAACAGCTCCATCGTTTAGATCATCTGCACGTTTATtcatcagaaaacacacacacacacacacacacacacacacacacacacacacacacacacacacacacagctacagaaATCAGTGCGTCAGTCGTCCAGGTTTCCAATCAGTCAGTGTATTGGCAACTTTGTTCAGAGGCACATGAAGTGTGCTGAGGTTTTCACATGGGGTGAACACTGTCCTGCAGGGGGCACTGTGATGATATCTGGGGCCCCTGACAGTGGTGTGGGGTCCTGAATTCTGACTgtaattaaagatggacgacacgacgGCTCcccgaaaagtgaagccagtgcATCTAGATCGCCCCCCGGTGGCTGGCTACGGTATAGGTTATAaacactgtctcctccatgtcagtgcatcggacatggaccaaacataTAATTATGATTTCTGTTTGTTCAAGATTTTTCCAGTTGGTTTGGTGTTGATTCGTTGATCGATGTTCAAACCAGACATCATGATTGACTCGACAGTGGCTTGACCTCAGCGCCTCGGTCCCACTCCACATTCACTTCTGCAGAATGGCGTCCAAAATCCTGCATCCGGGATATTGTTAGCTACATTTTTATAAAACGGGACAAAGTGCAgaggcgtcgtccatctttatttacaatctgtgGCCTGCACACAAGGATAAAAGAGCTTTTCTACGTAAGGCAAGCATTCGCCATTCCATATATTCTGAAACCAATGCAGCTGCCATGCACATGATGATACCTGCAGGcaagaggagattatttcaggatctatgtttgacattttgggaccAATTCTCATAAAGCTACAGCGCTACCTTTACAAGGTCCATCATCTCTATCGTTTTTTGTCAAACTCTGATCAGTTGTGTCTAATTTCCTTGCAGAGTGTGTATATTATTATGTTTCATATTCCTTTGTGCTACATCTCACAGGTCACAGTGTCGTTTTCTCCTACTTGGCCTCACAGTGTCGCCCGTCTGCCCCCCCGGTCTGATCCGATCAgtccagcagagcagcacacggagaaacacatttacaaatatgATACATGTCCATTAACAGCTCCCTCACCTTGTAAACATTAGGATAAAACTCATCGAAGAGGCAAATGATAACAATGGTAGCAAAGCGTTCACTTGAAATAAACGATTATAATCTCTTTAtaacaacattttgtttttatattcagtGCAAACTCGTCATTCGGACCAATGCCCCGTTTTGTGGATTCAGCACATTTCAAAACGCACATCTTCATTTTCTCTCATCAGTAGAAACATCGgaattaaatgtgaaaatatgtaACAATAATACATCTTTGTGATTTACAGCAAAGCACAAACTCTGTAACTTGTGGTGCTGAAACACCGCAGAGTTCAAATCAACATAGGAAATCAATTATTATCTATATATTCTAGTTAGAGAGCGTCACAGTCTCAAACGtggaaaagacaaaataatcCGAAGTGGTTTAAAGACGTCACCGgaccaaacagcagctgaacAGATCGTTTATAAGCGTTAATGTGATCTTatgtataattaataaaaatccTGATTTAAAATAATACCACCATGAACCTGGTACTGACCCTTTCATCGTATTAATACCTTTATTCACCACCGTGCTTTTTAGCGCCTTAAAACATTTGTGCGaccaatattatatattatatatttagacGTTTAAGGTTTAATCACTGCAACAATATTGAAGTAGTTGTGTAGACATTTTTCCAGAGATCAGACGTGTTTTACTCCATTACTATAAGATGTGTTTACCATTTCATTTCTaactctttcattttctttccattAATACCTGTTGTGTTCAGGAGTCAATaatcatgtattgttttttattataaatgacATAATATTgatagttttacattttttccccTGTGAAACTCTTTCAAATGATCCAGGAGGCTTTGGGTCAAAGGTTTAAagtcataaatacaaaaacagtgCATGTCTcgtcattttttttactgttttgacTTTAAGCGAGGAGCACAGATgaatttttttacatgtttcccAAAATTAAATCttgttgtaataaaaaaaaagctgacaATAATGCCTAATGGTTTGGAGCAGTGGCCTCAAGGTAGAAAAGATACATCTCAGGAGTCACAAGATgattttgaaagaaaacaatattccttcaacaaaaaaaaaatcacattttttttcttatttgaaatgaaaataattagaTACTGAATGAATTGCAAGGGCGTCTGGGATCCTGTGGCAGCTGCACAGCTTGTCCAGCCTTGTTAAAATGAATCTGAAAAATCAATCTTTGGTTGAGCTGCTCATAAATCAGGTCCAAACTAATCTGCACCGAGGGGTCTCCAGTTGGtatttccacattttaattGGGCAGCAACGGGAGCAGAAGCCAAAATGGTTTCCCGATGCTTTCCCCAGTACCTTTAAAGAGCCTTCAAGCAAAGTGTGTAGGAGCCTgttcatttctcctcctctcctgtgcaGCCTTTTATTTCATGCACTAGCTGAAGGTGTCTGCACTAAGAAGCCTGTCAGCACAATGAAGGCTGATGCTACCAGGACTCTCATATGAGACAAAGCGTGTTATttctctgaggaggaggacagaccgCAGCTCCGTCTAATGGGAAGATCTCGTCGACTGGGCCTCGCCCACAGCTTTGGTTCCAGCTCTgctttctccagctcctctttgtTCTGCTCTGTGTGAACACGGTGGGCTAATGAAGCAGCCAATGGTTTGatttgctttgctttgtttgtctctgcctctctgactccccatcctcttctttttctcacgTTTAAATCCCTGAACGCGGCAGTCCGCTGTCCCCACAGTACGAttctcctgagtgtgtgtgtgtgtttgtgtgtgtgtgtgtgtgtgtgtgtgatcaggtgtgtgtctgtgctctggAGACACATGTGAGATGTAAACAGCTGCATCTCCCCTCAGTGAACGCAACCAaccgcacacaaacactggacgCTGCTTGTAACACATCTGGATATGCAACGCTATCAGGCCTGACTGATTGAattaagtgtgagtgtgtgtgtgtgtg
Coding sequences within:
- the LOC128448663 gene encoding E3 ubiquitin-protein ligase RNF14 translates to MTSDLEEQEDELLALLSIFGPEEFVRNESSPAGEIRVSVELPAEFTVALTEGGTVRQYELSFLPPLLLTFELPADYPSSSPPSFTLTCSWMTRSQLSALCAQLTDLYQATGGAVVLFSWAQFLREDALKFLDVDTHLELPSGEHISQHFSLNSQNHNNGDTDVSSLPPFGPLGEIDHIEPGAPALPLQPRESFQSTEPTPSSPPPSPSLTLLSQLLIHDAAQKQRQFSVTLFDCGVCCGSWLGSECVQLPECGHVFCQACLSQFCKMQITEGNVRGVSCPETSCRASPTPAQVRSLVGEELFSRYDRLLLQSTLDLMSDVTYCPQRSCGSPVIVEKSHAAALCSVCRFPFCVRCRKTYHGAADCQENTTMKKLMETDLQEGKVDVPQSQEGMRALSDDYTSGSEERRRLLQSRYGRRMLQVVLPEFLSEDWVVFNSKSCPHCFCKIEKSGGCNMMTCSRCRQLFCWTCLLRLQRVGSSHFQEGTCSLYGGYLP